The following nucleotide sequence is from Myxococcota bacterium.
CCATGGCGGTGACCATGCCCGGGCAGTAGCGACAGAGTTCGATGATCGGGATCAGCGTGGCGGCCGCCTGGTCGGCCTTCGCCGCGACGTCGACCGGGGCCTTCTTCTTGTCGGAGCTGCCTCCGCCGCCCAGTTGCTTCTCGAAGCGGCTGCGTGCCATCTCGTCCATGCCGAACGCGCCGTACATCTTGCGCAGGATGTCATAGGGCGGGAGGTCGCCGTGCTCGAGGGCCTCGACGTTCGGCGCGATCTCGTCCTCGACGAAACGCCGCACCGCGTCCCGGATCATCAGCTGCGATTCGCTCCACTCGATCATGACGACTCCCATTCCGCCCGAGACTCGGGCACCTCCGACAGGATGTCGGAGAGATTCGATTGCAGATGCAGCAGCAGGCGCGCGAGGCGCTGGCGCTCGCTGCGGGGCACACCCGATCGCAGCTGCTTGCGCAGCACGCGATCGATCTCGTGGATCTGGTGTACGAGGTCCTTGCCGGCGGGTTGGATCGCGACTCGCCACACGCGTCGGTCTTCGGCGTCGGGCTGGCGCTCGACGCAGCCGCGTTTCTCCAGGTCGTCCACCACCGAGCCCGTCGCGGCCCGGCCCAGACCCAGACCCTCGGCGAGTTGGGTCTGGGTCAACGGGCCGGACTCGTTGAGGTAGGAGAGCAGGCTGGCCTTCGAGAGGTTCAACCCGAGGCACGCAAAGCGACGGTCGTACGCCTGGCGGATCG
It contains:
- a CDS encoding MarR family transcriptional regulator, whose product is MSSSKHELDAPPWQRVEGTLMATARAIRQAYDRRFACLGLNLSKASLLSYLNESGPLTQTQLAEGLGLGRAATGSVVDDLEKRGCVERQPDAEDRRVWRVAIQPAGKDLVHQIHEIDRVLRKQLRSGVPRSERQRLARLLLHLQSNLSDILSEVPESRAEWESS